CGTGGGCACCCTGATCTTTGATGAAATTGACGCAGGAGTCTCGGGTCATGTCGCCCAGGCAATTGCCACCAAGCTATACCACCTCAGTCAAAACCATCAGGTTCTCTGCGTCACCCATCAACCCATGATTGCCGCCATGGCCGATGCCCATTTCCAGGTGCAAAAACAGGTTGTGATTCAGAGGGCAAACTCAGCCAGCACCCAAGCCGCCGAGCGGACAGTAGTGCAAGTCACGTCCTTGAATGACCAACAGCGACGGCAGGAATTGGCAGAAATTGCCGGGGGCCAGACCACTCAGCAGGCTCTCACTTTTGTGGATTCCCTCTTGCAACAGGCCGGGCAAGTGCGACAAAGCTATGCCAACGGCAAAACCGCAACAAAGACCAAAAAAGCCAAAAAGCGAGCCGTTAACTCTGCTTAGTTTTGTGACAAGGATGTAGAAGCTCGTAACGAAGGCCACCCATCTGTAACGGCTATGAGTCCTGATGCCAACATTCGGGGCACTTTAAAGATACGAACCCGCTGCCCAGTTTTACGTGTGACTTTCCCCCACTCAACCCAGAGAAAACACTCTTTTGGGTTGGTGAATCGATCGAACTTTTCGCTATCTTCTGTCCCTGAATATTCATGGTCTCTGAACGATTGTCACAAGCCCTACAGGCTTTGGAGCATCATCCTCAACACCTTCGCATCCGAAAATTAATTTACTTTGTCAGTCATCAGCATTGGCCGAGCGATCGCATTCCACAAGACCTTATGCAGCTCGATGTCTTGGTTCCGATCTTGCTCGCCCAGGTGACCACCGCTCAAGACTTAGGCCATCTGTTATCCAAGCGAGCTGCCAAGCTCAATAAATCCAAAACCTATCTGCCCATTGCCGACGCCATTAGTCAAACGTTGGCTCCCCTCTGTCAGTCCACGCCTACCATGCCAGACTATGGAGTGCCAGAAGCACTCAGTCCATCTCCCATTGGGGCAGGGGCAATCTACAGTCTGTTTGACCTAAAAGCAGCCCTAATGCAGTCCACCAACCCGCTGAAAGCAAAAATCTTGATCTTTTCAGCTCTCTATCATCCCTTTAGTTTCAGACGTCAAAATTGGTTGAACCTAAAGCAACGCTCCTTAGATAAATTACTGCAAACCCTATTCACCACCTATCCCAGCTTTGCGGCCCTAGAACAGAAGTTGATGCAAACGGCCGATCAGCTAGACACCCTCGATCAGAGTCAACAAGTGGTTCATGCCCTATTACGGGCCGTCCTTCCCCAATACCGAGGTCAATCCCTCGCCACGCTAGAGAAACCAGGGCCAGAACCGTTAATCCAGACTGCAATCGACGACTTAGGAATTGAAGATGATATGCTCACTTGCCAATTAGTGACCCAGGCTTCCTGAAGGATATGAAAGCTAAAGCACTACTTAAACAATATGCTGACAATGTCTTTGACTTCAGTGGTCAAACTCTAGCAGGCGTAGATCTAGCAGGGGCTGACTTGATTGGCATCAATCTATCAGCAGCGGACCTACGCAATACAAATTTGAGTTTGGCCTACTTGAATCGAGTGGATCTGCAAACTAGCAACCTGACCCAAAGCAACTTGAGCGGGGCTACCTTGGCTCAGGCCAACTTAAGCCAAGCAAACCTCACGGATGCAGCCCTGCATGGGGCGAATCTACAACGCGCCGTCCTATTCAAAGCCGATCTGACCTTGGCAGATCTAACAGATGCCAATCTGATGGAAGCCGATCTGCGGGAAGTCACACTCCGCAGTACCAACCTCACAGGAGCTTGTCTACGCAGTGCCAACCTGCGGGAAGAAAATCGCAACTGTGCAGATCTTAGAGGAGCTGTCCTCGATGGGGTCGATCTTCAAGGGGCCAATTTACATGGAGCCGATCTGAGCAAAGTTAGCTTACAAGGAGCAAATCTCCGCAATGCCAATTTGCGAGCAGCCAATTTGGCCGGGGCCGATCTACAGGGCGCTAATCTTGAGCAAGCCTTGCTGATTGAGGCCAATCTCCAGCAAGCGAATCTGAGTCACGCCACCTTAGCCGATGCAAAGCTAGAGCGAGTGAATCTCCAGATGGCTCAGCTTGTCAACAGTGATTTAAGCGACTGCACCTTGGTGGAGAGTGACCTCAGTCAAGCCAATTTGCAAGGCGCAATGCTATATCGCAGTCGGCTGAATCGGGCCAATCTCAGTCGGGCAAACCTAACAGCAGCTAACCTGCAAGAAGCATTTCTGATTCAAGCATTTTTAGCCAGAACCGATCTCACGGATGCGAATCTCCAAGGTGCCAATCTAACCCGTTCAGATTGGAGTAGTGCAATTCTAACCAGAACCGTCTTAACGGGAGCGACACTACCCGACGGTACAGCCTGTGAAACTTGACCATCGTCGCAACAATTTCAACGGCTAACCCAGTGTTAGGTTTGAGGAGTTGCTTCAATATTCATCGCCTGATCAACTTGGGTATATAAGTGGGCTAGATCAGAGTTGTTATCAATCACAACTGTAGCCCGGTGAGCTTTTTCGATTAGAGGCATTTGGCTAGCAATTCTAGCTTCCGCCTGAGATCTAGATATAGCGTCCCGCTCCATTAACCGCTGATACTGCTGCTCATCATCACAAACCACCACCCAAATTTCCGAGGCTAAATCCGTCATCTTTGCTTCAAACAATAACGGCACCACCGCCACCACAATTGGATCCGTGAGTTGTCGTTGAGCAGACAGAATGCGATCTCGCACATAGGGATGAATTTGGCCCTCTAGCCAAGCGCGTTCAGACTCATCATGGAAGACAATATTGCCCAGCTGCTTCCGATCTAGATTGCCATCTGCCAGCAGAATCTCTGCTCCATATCGTTGGGCAATATTGGCTAAAGCTACTGACCCTGGTTTCACAGCATCGCGGGCGTAAATATCTGCATCCAAAATAGGCAATTCATAGCGTGTTTCTAGATAAGCAGCAACGCTAGATTTTCCCGTCGCAATCCCTCCCGTCAACCCAATAATTCGCTGTGTCATTTCCTTCGCTTTGCCAACAGACCTCTTGCTAGATTTTAAAGGGTGGCTTCAGGAATTTATCCAACTATCTCAACACGACTCGCATCTGGTCATTCACCAAACAGAGATCAAAGATTGGCTATGATATTACCTGAATACCTATTCATATATTTATGGATTGAGTGAACGGATATGACCGCCTCTCATACTCACTGCTGTGGCCACCACCCACCCGAAACATTCAATCTGAGGCAAACTGCAACGCCGATTGCGATCGCAACCCTACTACTACTGATTGGCATCTTCGGCAACGAACCGCTGCACAATACGCCATTTGCGATCGCAGAGTATGCCATCCTTATTCCCGCCTACTTAATTAGCGGCCGTCAGGTCCTCACCACCGCAGGCCGCAACATTCTCCGGGGAGAGATGTTTGACGAGAACTTCTTGATGACGATTGCGACGTTGGGTGCGATCGCAATTCATGAGCTCCCTGAAGCCGTCACCGTGATGCTGTTTTTTCAGATAGGAGAACTGTTTCAAAGCTATTCTGTGGGGCGATCACGGCGTTCCATTCAGGCCCTCCTAGAAGTCCGCCCCGATACCGCCAACCTGCAAGTCAACGGCGAGTTTAAACAGGTTGCACCTGAAACCGTCAGCGTAGGTAAAGTGATTCAGGTGCGGCCAGGGGAAAAAGTACCGTTAGATGGCGAGATTCTATCCGGCACCTCCCAAATGGATACCTCAGCTCTGACGGGGGAATCCATGCCGCGCAGCATTGCCCCAGGAGACACAGCTCTAGCAGGCATGATCAATCAGTCCGGGGTATTGACTCTCAAGGTCACCAAACCCTTTAGCGAGTCGTCGATTGCCAAGATTTTAGACCTAGTCAAAAACGCCAGTCACAAAAAAGCCCCAACTGAAAAGTTCATCACTCAG
The Acaryochloris marina S15 genome window above contains:
- a CDS encoding pentapeptide repeat-containing protein, producing MKAKALLKQYADNVFDFSGQTLAGVDLAGADLIGINLSAADLRNTNLSLAYLNRVDLQTSNLTQSNLSGATLAQANLSQANLTDAALHGANLQRAVLFKADLTLADLTDANLMEADLREVTLRSTNLTGACLRSANLREENRNCADLRGAVLDGVDLQGANLHGADLSKVSLQGANLRNANLRAANLAGADLQGANLEQALLIEANLQQANLSHATLADAKLERVNLQMAQLVNSDLSDCTLVESDLSQANLQGAMLYRSRLNRANLSRANLTAANLQEAFLIQAFLARTDLTDANLQGANLTRSDWSSAILTRTVLTGATLPDGTACET
- the coaE gene encoding dephospho-CoA kinase (Dephospho-CoA kinase (CoaE) performs the final step in coenzyme A biosynthesis.), which gives rise to MTQRIIGLTGGIATGKSSVAAYLETRYELPILDADIYARDAVKPGSVALANIAQRYGAEILLADGNLDRKQLGNIVFHDESERAWLEGQIHPYVRDRILSAQRQLTDPIVVAVVPLLFEAKMTDLASEIWVVVCDDEQQYQRLMERDAISRSQAEARIASQMPLIEKAHRATVVIDNNSDLAHLYTQVDQAMNIEATPQT